A portion of the Aquamicrobium sp. genome contains these proteins:
- a CDS encoding IclR family transcriptional regulator: protein MARKQKDPATEAPQQRESPLFVRSVEKALGLLATFDAGHRQLSLSQLAERAQTDLSTAQRFAFTLERLGLLRKDKATRLYELTLKMMTLGFRYLQGHETIERAMPMMLHLSKTTEAAVNLMVQDDTDIVYIHRLHSRHLINPEIMVGARLPMFATASGLVMMARMTDEEVEDILSRSTLKAYTAFTQTDPDAIRRRLDAVRETGYAIAHQETYLGDISVAAAILNGFGRATAALTISTSTLVTTPQFVEENYATLVSAAAASLSQRST from the coding sequence TTGGCGCGAAAGCAGAAGGATCCTGCGACGGAAGCCCCGCAGCAGCGGGAATCGCCGCTCTTCGTGCGCTCGGTCGAGAAGGCGCTCGGCCTCTTGGCGACGTTCGACGCCGGCCATCGCCAGCTGTCGCTGTCGCAGCTCGCCGAGCGCGCGCAGACAGATCTGAGCACGGCGCAGCGCTTCGCCTTCACGCTGGAGCGGCTAGGGCTGCTGAGGAAGGACAAGGCGACGCGGCTCTACGAGCTGACGCTGAAGATGATGACGCTCGGGTTCCGCTACCTGCAGGGCCACGAGACCATCGAACGCGCGATGCCGATGATGCTGCACCTGAGCAAGACCACGGAGGCGGCCGTCAACCTGATGGTCCAGGACGACACGGACATCGTCTACATCCACCGGCTGCACAGCCGGCACCTGATCAATCCCGAGATCATGGTCGGCGCGCGGCTGCCGATGTTCGCGACCGCATCGGGCCTCGTGATGATGGCCCGCATGACCGACGAGGAGGTGGAGGACATTCTCTCCCGCTCGACGCTGAAGGCCTATACCGCCTTCACCCAGACCGACCCCGACGCGATCCGCCGGCGGCTGGACGCGGTGCGCGAGACGGGCTACGCCATCGCGCATCAGGAGACCTATCTCGGCGACATCTCGGTCGCGGCGGCGATCCTCAACGGGTTCGGCCGCGCAACCGCAGCCCTGACGATCTCCACCTCGACCCTCGTCACGACGCCGCAATTCGTCGAGGAGAACTACGCCACGCTGGTCTCCGCCGCCGCCGCCAGCCTTTCACAGCGCAGCACCTGA
- a CDS encoding DEAD/DEAH box helicase — protein sequence MTPTDDPTALPDTIHPALASALGAKGYDRLTPVQSEMASGGHGEADLLVSAQTGSGKTVAFGIAIASTLLGDAGQFGPAGRPLGLVIAPTRELAIQVQRELDWLYAGTRIQTATCVGGMDMRTERRVLERGAHLVVGTPGRLRDHITKGALDLGALRAVVLDEADEMLDLGFRDDLEFILGAAPEGRRTLLFSATVPRGIAELAKTFQKDAVRIAASAASEQHADIEYQMVLVRRDEREHAVINTLLDSDSAGALVFCHTREAVRHLTARLANRGFSVVSLSGEMAQSERSSALQSMRDGRARVCVATDVAARGIDLPNLDLVIHADVPSNPATLLHRSGRTGRAGRKGVCVLIVPETRRGAAQRVLALARLTATVRAAPGIGEIEARYRRQILDTALAAAEPDTAEAAFVVELLAKASPERIAAAFLRQQLSARPVPEDLSPLPVAEMQARKPRRDRGSEDEHSGPLPAREPRKPDMEGGVWFTLSLGRKQRADPKWLLPMICKAGGVSKRDVGSIRIDDTETRFEISADKAAGFAAQIERPGSLERGIVIAPAGEGRASPRPAKPKFGKGGKPPKKPAHRGKAAPADRDPARKHKGKAKRPKG from the coding sequence ATGACGCCGACCGACGACCCGACCGCCCTGCCGGACACCATTCACCCCGCCCTCGCTTCCGCCCTCGGCGCGAAGGGCTACGACCGGCTGACGCCGGTGCAGAGCGAGATGGCGAGCGGCGGCCATGGCGAGGCCGACCTTCTGGTTTCGGCGCAGACGGGATCGGGCAAGACGGTGGCCTTCGGCATCGCGATCGCGTCGACACTGCTCGGCGACGCGGGGCAGTTCGGGCCGGCCGGGCGGCCGCTCGGCCTCGTCATCGCGCCGACGCGCGAGCTGGCGATCCAGGTGCAGCGCGAGCTCGACTGGCTCTACGCGGGAACGCGCATCCAGACCGCGACCTGCGTCGGCGGCATGGACATGCGCACGGAGCGCCGCGTGCTGGAGCGCGGCGCGCACCTCGTCGTCGGCACGCCGGGACGGCTGCGCGACCACATCACCAAGGGCGCGCTGGACCTCGGCGCGTTGCGCGCCGTGGTGCTCGACGAGGCCGACGAGATGCTGGACCTCGGCTTCCGCGACGACCTCGAATTCATCCTCGGCGCGGCGCCGGAAGGGCGGCGCACGCTGCTGTTCTCGGCGACGGTGCCGCGCGGCATCGCCGAGCTGGCCAAGACCTTCCAGAAGGACGCGGTGCGCATCGCGGCGAGCGCCGCCAGCGAACAGCACGCCGACATCGAATACCAGATGGTGCTGGTGCGGCGCGACGAGCGCGAGCATGCCGTCATCAACACGCTGCTCGATTCCGACAGCGCCGGCGCGCTGGTGTTCTGCCACACGCGCGAGGCGGTGCGGCACCTCACCGCGCGGCTGGCCAATCGCGGCTTCTCGGTCGTCTCGCTGTCGGGCGAGATGGCGCAGTCCGAGCGCTCCAGCGCCCTGCAATCGATGCGCGACGGGCGCGCCCGCGTCTGCGTCGCCACCGACGTTGCGGCGCGCGGCATCGACCTGCCGAACCTCGACCTCGTCATCCATGCCGACGTGCCGAGCAACCCGGCGACGCTGCTTCACCGCTCCGGCCGGACGGGCCGCGCGGGACGCAAGGGCGTGTGCGTGCTCATCGTTCCCGAGACCAGGCGCGGCGCGGCCCAGCGCGTGCTGGCGCTGGCGAGGCTGACGGCCACCGTGCGCGCCGCGCCCGGCATCGGCGAGATCGAGGCGCGCTACCGCAGGCAGATCCTCGACACCGCGCTCGCCGCCGCCGAACCCGACACGGCCGAAGCGGCCTTCGTGGTCGAACTGCTGGCGAAGGCGAGCCCGGAGCGCATCGCCGCCGCCTTCCTGCGCCAGCAGCTCTCGGCCCGGCCGGTGCCGGAGGACCTTTCCCCGCTGCCGGTCGCCGAGATGCAGGCGCGGAAGCCGCGGCGCGACAGGGGAAGCGAGGACGAGCACAGCGGGCCGCTTCCCGCGCGCGAGCCGCGCAAGCCGGACATGGAGGGCGGCGTCTGGTTCACGCTGTCGCTCGGCCGCAAGCAGCGGGCCGACCCGAAATGGCTGCTGCCGATGATCTGCAAGGCCGGCGGCGTGTCGAAGCGCGACGTCGGCTCGATCCGGATCGACGACACCGAAACCCGCTTCGAGATCTCCGCCGACAAGGCGGCGGGCTTCGCGGCGCAGATTGAACGGCCGGGCAGCCTCGAGCGGGGGATCGTCATCGCGCCGGCCGGGGAGGGGCGCGCAAGCCCGCGGCCGGCGAAGCCGAAATTCGGCAAGGGCGGAAAGCCGCCGAAGAAGCCGGCGCATCGCGGCAAGGCCGCGCCCGCCGACCGCGACCCCGCCCGCAAGCACAAGGGCAAGGCGAAGCGGCCGAAAGGCTAG
- a CDS encoding acyl-CoA thioesterase, with the protein MKSYNGLVYPAMADAMGHMNVQHYVAAFDQAMWQAVAALGYDTGWQRSRGQGWADVLHETHFMQELEVGALFEVHTDVEAVGTSSLTLRHTMKNRQGDTVATMKMKTVYFDLNARKSIPLPDDLRNSAQAHLLSGGEPA; encoded by the coding sequence ATGAAGAGCTATAACGGTCTGGTCTATCCCGCCATGGCGGACGCCATGGGGCACATGAACGTCCAGCACTATGTCGCGGCTTTCGACCAGGCGATGTGGCAGGCCGTTGCCGCGCTGGGCTACGACACCGGCTGGCAGCGGTCCCGGGGGCAGGGGTGGGCGGACGTGCTGCACGAGACGCATTTCATGCAGGAGCTGGAGGTCGGCGCGCTGTTCGAGGTGCATACGGACGTCGAGGCGGTCGGCACGTCTTCCCTGACCCTGCGCCACACGATGAAGAACCGGCAGGGCGACACGGTGGCGACCATGAAGATGAAGACCGTCTATTTCGACCTGAACGCCCGCAAGTCCATCCCGCTGCCGGATGATCTGAGGAACAGCGCGCAGGCGCATCTCCTTTCCGGCGGTGAGCCGGCCTGA
- a CDS encoding nitronate monooxygenase, which translates to MKTSLTEMFGIEAPIFAFSHCRDVVVAASKAGGFGVLGAAWTTPEHLDQELRWIEQHIDGMPFGVDLVFSPTAVDLGPEKDPVKLLPPEHVAYINGLMTRDGVPELPPGEFESCYRNYSESLAFTPKESEELLDVALRYDIKFVVSALGIPPAGIIERVHQAGLPVGALVGTAEQARKQVAAGIDVIIAQGSEAGGHTGTVGSMVLWPEVVDAVAPVPVLAAGGIGRGRQMAAALALGAQGVWCGSIWLGTTESELNPDLRDVLYGSGSTDAVITRGYTGKPCRVLRSKFTEAWAAPEAPAPLKVPYQSILSGGPFRRAERAHRKDWMTYSAGQVVGQMTGPTSVRQVVYDMLSEYADAMESLDAILSD; encoded by the coding sequence ATGAAGACGAGCCTGACGGAAATGTTCGGGATAGAGGCACCGATCTTCGCCTTCAGCCACTGCCGCGACGTGGTGGTCGCGGCCTCGAAGGCCGGCGGCTTCGGCGTGCTGGGCGCGGCGTGGACCACGCCCGAGCATCTCGACCAGGAGCTGCGCTGGATTGAGCAGCATATCGACGGGATGCCGTTCGGCGTCGACCTCGTCTTCTCGCCGACGGCGGTCGATCTGGGTCCGGAAAAGGACCCTGTGAAGCTGCTGCCGCCCGAGCATGTCGCCTACATCAACGGCCTGATGACCCGCGACGGCGTGCCGGAGCTCCCCCCGGGCGAGTTCGAGAGCTGCTACAGGAACTATTCGGAGAGCCTCGCCTTCACGCCAAAGGAAAGCGAGGAGCTGCTGGACGTCGCGCTGCGCTACGACATCAAGTTCGTGGTCTCCGCCCTCGGCATCCCGCCCGCCGGCATCATCGAGCGCGTCCATCAGGCCGGCCTGCCGGTCGGCGCGCTGGTCGGCACGGCCGAGCAGGCGCGCAAGCAGGTCGCGGCCGGCATCGACGTGATCATCGCCCAGGGCAGCGAGGCCGGCGGCCACACCGGCACCGTCGGGTCGATGGTGCTGTGGCCCGAGGTGGTGGACGCGGTCGCCCCGGTGCCGGTGCTGGCGGCCGGAGGCATCGGCCGCGGCCGCCAGATGGCGGCGGCGCTCGCGCTCGGCGCGCAGGGCGTGTGGTGCGGCTCGATCTGGCTCGGCACCACCGAAAGCGAGCTGAACCCGGATCTGCGCGACGTGCTCTACGGCTCCGGCAGCACCGACGCGGTCATCACCCGCGGCTATACCGGCAAGCCCTGCCGGGTCCTGCGCAGCAAGTTCACCGAGGCCTGGGCCGCGCCGGAGGCGCCGGCCCCGCTCAAGGTCCCCTACCAGTCGATCCTGTCCGGCGGTCCCTTCCGCAGGGCCGAGCGCGCCCATCGCAAGGACTGGATGACCTATTCGGCCGGGCAGGTCGTCGGCCAGATGACCGGGCCGACCTCGGTGCGCCAGGTGGTCTACGACATGCTGAGCGAATATGCCGACGCGATGGAAAGCCTCGACGCCATCCTCTCCGACTAG
- a CDS encoding citryl-CoA lyase, which translates to MSKNTPGHWMTGISAIAPQDIYIRGFPMQSLLGRLPFSAIAYLILRGRVPTPAEARMMDVIFSSILDYGLQKSGTIAARAVVSVNPQMTAGLSAGMLGAGEFAVSPEHAGRFILESYTGYKESGLAMQEQAAALVARLRAEKKRVPGFGHQVFRGVDPRAQTLRNFAVETGVWGEVNEWYGAVHEAFRAATGKHDLVMNDIGMLAGIMIQMGFTPPEMTGLALLSTFPGLIAHVSEELQSGVVNRIIPDENADYDRSIHDTDATLAAAGWN; encoded by the coding sequence ATGAGCAAGAACACGCCCGGCCATTGGATGACCGGCATCAGCGCCATCGCACCGCAGGACATCTACATACGCGGCTTTCCCATGCAGTCGCTGCTGGGGCGGCTGCCGTTCTCGGCCATCGCCTACCTGATCCTTCGCGGCCGCGTCCCGACGCCGGCCGAGGCGCGGATGATGGACGTCATCTTCTCGTCGATCCTCGACTACGGGTTGCAGAAATCCGGGACGATCGCGGCGCGCGCCGTGGTCTCGGTCAACCCGCAGATGACGGCCGGCCTTTCGGCGGGGATGCTCGGCGCCGGCGAGTTCGCCGTCTCGCCCGAGCATGCCGGGCGCTTCATCCTCGAGAGCTACACCGGTTACAAGGAGTCGGGGCTGGCCATGCAGGAACAGGCGGCCGCGCTGGTCGCCCGGCTGCGGGCCGAGAAGAAGCGCGTGCCCGGCTTCGGCCATCAGGTGTTCCGCGGCGTCGACCCGCGGGCGCAGACGCTGAGGAACTTCGCCGTCGAGACCGGGGTCTGGGGCGAGGTCAACGAGTGGTACGGCGCCGTGCACGAGGCCTTCCGCGCCGCCACCGGCAAGCACGATCTCGTCATGAACGATATCGGCATGCTCGCCGGCATCATGATCCAGATGGGCTTCACGCCGCCGGAGATGACCGGGCTCGCGCTGCTCTCGACCTTCCCGGGCCTGATCGCCCATGTTTCGGAAGAGCTGCAGAGCGGTGTCGTCAACCGCATCATTCCCGACGAGAACGCCGACTACGACCGCAGCATCCACGACACCGACGCGACCCTTGCCGCAGCCGGCTGGAACTGA
- a CDS encoding enoyl-CoA hydratase/isomerase family protein, whose protein sequence is MPLDLHLGAVTTIHINRPAAANAFTGAMWSELIGLCRDIGARPDVRVVVLSAEGKHFSSGADTREFADVYAEPDSTQRYNALYRDAVRAVAGLTMPVIAAVRGLAIGGGVALATAADLRFCAAGAGFRVTASKLGIAFSPDDSARLIALIGRARTKDMLLSARTIAADEAFRWGLADRVVPQEALCETVRAYAEDLAGKPAHSLACCKRIADGLSAVPQEQAEPLWQV, encoded by the coding sequence ATGCCGCTCGATCTTCACCTCGGGGCCGTGACGACTATCCACATCAACCGGCCTGCCGCAGCCAACGCGTTTACCGGCGCGATGTGGAGCGAGCTGATCGGTCTTTGCCGCGACATCGGGGCGCGGCCGGATGTCAGGGTGGTGGTCCTTTCGGCCGAAGGGAAGCATTTCTCCTCCGGGGCGGATACGCGCGAATTCGCCGATGTCTATGCCGAGCCGGATTCCACGCAGCGCTACAACGCGCTCTATCGCGACGCGGTGAGGGCGGTCGCCGGGCTGACGATGCCGGTCATCGCCGCGGTGCGGGGGCTCGCGATCGGCGGCGGCGTCGCCCTCGCCACCGCGGCGGACCTGCGCTTCTGCGCCGCCGGTGCGGGTTTCCGTGTCACCGCCAGCAAGCTCGGCATCGCCTTTTCGCCGGACGACAGCGCGCGGCTGATCGCCCTGATCGGGCGGGCGCGGACCAAGGACATGCTGCTTTCCGCCCGGACGATCGCCGCGGATGAGGCCTTTCGCTGGGGCCTCGCGGATCGCGTCGTGCCGCAGGAGGCGCTTTGCGAGACGGTGAGGGCCTACGCGGAAGACCTCGCCGGCAAGCCCGCCCACTCGCTCGCCTGCTGCAAGCGCATAGCGGACGGACTCTCGGCGGTGCCGCAGGAGCAGGCGGAGCCGTTGTGGCAGGTCTAG
- a CDS encoding enoyl-CoA hydratase/isomerase family protein has translation MALIVERSEAIVEIRLDRPDKHNALDLECFGILDRATAEIASDRTVRAVLVTASPAKVFCAGADIADLHGIDDAEAVRRAAYRRQVLQRFSQLPVPSVAVVTGAALGGGAELALAATFRLVTANASFAFPEIDLGMLPGAGGTQRLPRLIGEARAMEMILSGRRVDAREAIAIGLADRLVEAPAAEARAFVDRWIGQPYEAVAAILAAIRAAHGSLQPGLDREGIELTGLVSSEAAKQRVAAFLSRKTRSDPGRDQERS, from the coding sequence ATGGCATTGATCGTGGAACGGTCCGAGGCGATCGTCGAAATCCGGCTCGACAGGCCCGACAAGCACAACGCCCTCGATCTCGAATGCTTCGGCATTCTCGACAGGGCGACCGCCGAGATCGCCTCGGACCGGACGGTGCGGGCGGTTCTTGTCACGGCCTCGCCGGCAAAGGTGTTCTGCGCCGGCGCGGACATCGCCGATCTCCACGGGATCGACGATGCCGAGGCGGTGCGCCGGGCGGCGTATCGCCGGCAGGTCCTGCAACGCTTCTCGCAGCTTCCGGTGCCGAGCGTCGCCGTCGTCACCGGCGCGGCCCTCGGCGGCGGCGCGGAGCTGGCGCTGGCGGCGACGTTCAGGCTGGTCACGGCAAACGCCAGCTTCGCCTTTCCGGAGATCGACCTCGGGATGCTGCCGGGCGCCGGCGGAACCCAGAGGTTGCCGCGCCTGATCGGGGAAGCCCGGGCGATGGAGATGATCCTGTCGGGACGCCGCGTCGATGCGCGCGAAGCCATTGCGATCGGCCTCGCGGACAGGCTGGTCGAGGCCCCGGCAGCGGAGGCCCGCGCCTTCGTTGATCGCTGGATCGGGCAACCCTACGAAGCCGTCGCCGCCATCCTTGCCGCGATACGCGCGGCGCATGGCAGCCTGCAACCGGGGCTCGACAGGGAAGGGATCGAGCTGACCGGGCTGGTTTCCAGCGAGGCCGCGAAGCAGCGTGTTGCGGCCTTCCTGTCGAGGAAGACCCGGAGCGATCCGGGCCGGGACCAGGAAAGGTCCTGA
- a CDS encoding class I adenylate-forming enzyme family protein — protein sequence MKPGSIYEALSKVADERGEAIAITFEGGDISYREMMARVDVCAANLKRLGIARGSVFAVQAQNRPETIFALIAAARLGAVFVPMHFRLTARETDYIVSNGDVRIVFCDDEARAAPSGHGPGCAVRHIDELTESIALDAAPEAMSPDDDLMIVYTSGSTGVPKAVVISHGAQIRAARSIREMWGLSASDVTVAVSPFGFLLGLSTSTLLSLLNGMRVVILRRFHPQEALEALAVHRATIFNAVPTMYAMMADYAGESGIDPDLSSLRAMICSGAPLSPPLRARVEEKFGVEVQDYFGMTEAYPLAGRHASDTAAYPAGAIGRAAPGAKLRFIDEEGRDCPDGEPGEMLVQGPSMLSRYHKDPDLSAQALRDGWFRTGDIGLRDAQGFVHIVGRLKDLIIRGGNNIAPSEIESALNRHPRVRLSAVFGVPDDVQGEIPVAAIEAKGEVTQEELLSFVAAELAKFKVPTRIHFVGSMPLGPTGKIDKKALRQDFLSVTG from the coding sequence GTGAAGCCCGGATCGATCTACGAAGCGTTGTCGAAGGTTGCCGACGAGCGCGGCGAGGCGATCGCCATCACCTTCGAAGGCGGGGACATCTCCTACCGGGAGATGATGGCGAGGGTAGACGTCTGCGCGGCCAACCTGAAGAGGCTGGGCATTGCCAGAGGCTCGGTCTTCGCGGTCCAGGCGCAGAACCGCCCCGAGACGATCTTCGCCCTGATCGCGGCGGCGCGCCTCGGCGCGGTCTTCGTGCCGATGCATTTCAGGCTGACCGCGAGGGAAACCGACTACATCGTTTCGAACGGCGATGTCCGGATCGTCTTTTGCGACGATGAGGCGCGCGCCGCGCCGTCCGGGCACGGACCGGGATGCGCCGTCCGCCACATCGATGAACTGACGGAGAGCATCGCCCTCGACGCCGCTCCCGAGGCCATGTCGCCTGACGACGATCTGATGATTGTCTATACGTCGGGATCGACGGGCGTACCCAAGGCAGTGGTGATCAGCCATGGCGCGCAGATTCGCGCCGCAAGATCGATCCGCGAGATGTGGGGCCTCTCGGCCTCCGACGTGACGGTCGCCGTCTCGCCGTTCGGCTTTCTCCTCGGATTGTCGACCTCGACTCTGCTTTCCCTGCTCAACGGCATGCGCGTGGTGATCCTGCGGCGGTTTCATCCGCAGGAGGCGCTGGAGGCTCTTGCCGTCCATCGCGCCACCATCTTCAACGCCGTGCCGACGATGTACGCGATGATGGCCGACTATGCCGGCGAGAGCGGCATTGATCCGGACCTGTCCTCGCTGCGGGCGATGATCTGTTCGGGAGCGCCGCTCTCGCCGCCCCTCCGCGCGCGGGTCGAGGAGAAATTCGGCGTCGAGGTCCAGGACTATTTCGGCATGACCGAAGCCTATCCGCTGGCCGGGCGACATGCCTCGGACACGGCCGCCTATCCGGCCGGCGCCATCGGCAGGGCCGCGCCGGGCGCGAAGCTGCGCTTCATCGACGAAGAGGGGCGCGACTGTCCGGACGGGGAGCCGGGAGAGATGCTGGTGCAGGGCCCGTCGATGCTGAGCCGATACCACAAGGACCCGGATCTCAGCGCGCAGGCCCTGCGCGACGGCTGGTTCAGGACGGGCGATATCGGCCTGCGGGACGCGCAGGGCTTCGTCCATATCGTCGGACGTCTGAAGGACCTGATCATCCGCGGCGGAAACAACATCGCGCCTTCCGAGATCGAATCCGCCCTCAACCGGCATCCGCGTGTCCGCCTGTCGGCCGTGTTCGGCGTCCCCGACGACGTGCAGGGAGAAATCCCGGTCGCCGCGATCGAGGCGAAGGGCGAGGTGACGCAGGAGGAGCTTCTGTCCTTCGTCGCCGCGGAACTGGCGAAGTTCAAGGTTCCGACCCGCATCCATTTCGTCGGCTCGATGCCGCTTGGCCCGACCGGCAAGATCGACAAGAAGGCTCTTCGCCAGGATTTTCTTTCCGTGACGGGGTAA
- a CDS encoding nitroreductase has product MDCSIEADLLEKLFRERHSCRAYLAGPVPHGVIRRILDMASRTASDCNSQPWEVVLVGGGALERLRTAMYDHASAGAAFVADIAPNGSYHGLYQERRRACGWALYEAVGIAKGDRSASQRQALENFRFFGAPHLAIISADATLGPRAAIDCGAYLMSFLLAAEALGVAAVPQASPAYYADLLRAHLGIAGDRAVFAGIAFGYEDKAHPANAFRTERASLSEIVRFVD; this is encoded by the coding sequence TTGGATTGCTCCATCGAAGCCGACCTCCTGGAGAAACTCTTCCGCGAGCGTCATTCGTGCCGCGCCTACCTTGCCGGACCCGTGCCGCACGGCGTGATCCGGCGCATCCTCGACATGGCCTCGCGGACGGCCTCGGACTGCAACTCGCAACCCTGGGAGGTGGTGCTGGTCGGCGGCGGGGCGCTGGAGCGGCTGCGCACGGCGATGTACGACCACGCGAGCGCCGGCGCGGCCTTCGTCGCCGACATCGCGCCGAACGGCTCCTATCACGGCCTTTATCAGGAACGCCGCCGCGCCTGCGGATGGGCGCTCTACGAAGCCGTCGGCATCGCGAAGGGGGATCGCTCGGCTTCGCAGCGGCAGGCGCTCGAGAATTTCCGTTTTTTCGGCGCGCCGCATCTCGCGATCATCTCGGCCGACGCCACGCTCGGGCCGCGCGCGGCGATCGATTGCGGCGCCTATCTGATGTCCTTCCTGCTGGCGGCGGAGGCGCTCGGGGTCGCCGCCGTACCGCAGGCCTCGCCCGCCTACTACGCGGACCTTCTTCGCGCGCATCTCGGCATTGCCGGAGACCGGGCGGTCTTCGCCGGGATCGCTTTCGGCTACGAAGATAAGGCGCACCCGGCGAATGCCTTCCGCACGGAACGGGCGTCCTTGAGCGAAATTGTCCGCTTCGTCGACTGA
- a CDS encoding NAD(P)H-dependent flavin oxidoreductase: MTTNERDGTPRAAKIRALRAEMRLPLIAAPMLLVSGPDLLIACCKAGVVGSVPLQGARTAQVLEDWLTRIDDELAEARETAAPGRKIAPYALNLVEYNIPPERMGANLRLIRRFKPRIVITSFGKPGEVVQLVHDYGGLVFHDVATVPHAEKAIEAGVDGLIALTSGAGGHCGLLNPFAFVPQLRRVFDGAILLAGCVSDGRSLRAAEVLGADFGYVGTRFIATPESLAPPAYRELMVAQTSTDVLTTDRISGVNATFLRGSLAQAGLDPDRLPALKGARQPDLPEGVRPWRDIWSAGQGVGMVDRMMPVAELVAEFERGYRAAATGTETPMAASV; encoded by the coding sequence ATGACGACGAACGAACGTGACGGCACCCCGCGGGCGGCGAAAATCCGTGCCCTGCGCGCGGAGATGCGCCTGCCGCTGATCGCGGCGCCGATGCTGCTCGTGTCGGGGCCTGACCTGCTGATCGCCTGCTGCAAGGCGGGCGTCGTCGGCTCGGTGCCGTTGCAGGGCGCGCGCACGGCGCAGGTGCTGGAAGACTGGCTCACCCGGATCGACGACGAGCTGGCCGAGGCGCGGGAAACGGCCGCGCCGGGCCGGAAGATCGCGCCCTATGCGCTCAATCTGGTGGAATACAACATTCCGCCCGAGCGGATGGGGGCCAACCTGCGGCTCATCCGCCGGTTCAAGCCGCGTATCGTCATCACCAGCTTCGGCAAGCCGGGCGAGGTCGTGCAGCTGGTCCACGATTATGGCGGGCTGGTCTTCCACGACGTCGCTACCGTCCCGCATGCCGAGAAGGCGATCGAGGCCGGCGTCGACGGGTTGATCGCCCTGACGTCGGGCGCGGGCGGCCATTGCGGCCTCCTCAACCCGTTCGCCTTCGTCCCGCAGCTGCGCCGCGTCTTCGACGGCGCCATCCTGCTCGCCGGCTGCGTCTCCGACGGCCGCTCGCTGCGCGCGGCCGAGGTGCTCGGGGCCGATTTCGGCTATGTCGGGACGCGCTTCATCGCCACGCCGGAATCGCTGGCGCCGCCGGCCTATCGCGAGCTGATGGTGGCGCAGACCAGCACCGACGTGCTGACGACCGACCGAATCAGCGGCGTCAACGCGACGTTCCTGCGCGGCTCGCTGGCGCAGGCCGGCCTCGACCCCGACCGCCTGCCCGCGCTCAAGGGCGCGCGCCAGCCCGACCTGCCCGAGGGCGTCAGGCCGTGGCGCGACATCTGGAGCGCGGGGCAGGGCGTCGGCATGGTCGACCGGATGATGCCGGTCGCCGAGCTGGTGGCGGAATTCGAGCGAGGCTACCGCGCGGCCGCGACGGGAACGGAAACCCCGATGGCTGCCTCGGTCTGA